A single genomic interval of Helianthus annuus cultivar XRQ/B chromosome 6, HanXRQr2.0-SUNRISE, whole genome shotgun sequence harbors:
- the LOC110908255 gene encoding uncharacterized protein LOC110908255, which yields MAETKDLDHHLVEIPADGDHHKKLIAAIQDHPLMEISDSPGHLLLLKLLQREEDLSGRRIAGKERRLDTLKREVFQLCLFFFAFHGLFLTILFGSSSNDLGVSVCRKWWIPMITSLSFCLVMVFLVQMKLFQYWKVYGQILREKTDNRSLTRCIQELRMKGVSFDLSKEPGNGKKMKSSSVEIKWKPVDWCCRYVVTIGLVAVSGLVLPVCKFMICS from the coding sequence TCGTCGAAATCCCGGCCGACGGAGACCACCACAAGAAACTAATCGCCGCCATACAAGACCACCCGCTAATGGAAATCTCCGATTCCCCGGGCCATCTATTGCTCCTGAAGCTGTTACAAAGAGAAGAAGATCTCTCGGGCCGCAGAATCGCCGGAAAAGAAAGAAGATTGGATACTCTCAAGCGAGAAGTTTTCCAACTTTGCCTCTTTTTCTTCGCATTTCACGGTCTATTCTTGACGATTTTATTCGGGTCATCGAGTAATGATTTGGGTGTTTCTGTTTGTCGAAAATGGTGGATACCGATGATTACTTCGTTATCCTTTTGTCTAGTGATGGTGTTTTTGGTACAGATGAAGCTTTTTCAGTACTGGAAAGTGTACGGACAGATTCTGAGGGAGAAAACCGACAATCGGAGTTTAACGAGGTGCATTCAGGAGTTGAGGATGAAAGGGGTTAGTTTTGATTTGTCGAAAGAGCCTGGAAATGGAAAGAAGATGAAGAGTTCTAGCGTCGAGATTAAATGGAAGCCGGTCGATTGGTGTTGTCGGTATGTCGTCACTATTGGTCTTGTTGCAGTTTCTGGTTTGGTTCTGCCTGTTTGCAAGTTCATGATCTGTTCTTAA